A portion of the Thalassotalea sp. LPB0316 genome contains these proteins:
- a CDS encoding 2-oxo acid dehydrogenase subunit E2 — MNGKVEILPMMYLALSYDHRLIDGKESVGFLVAVKELLEDPTRLLLDI; from the coding sequence ATCAATGGTAAAGTTGAAATCTTACCTATGATGTACTTAGCGCTATCATACGATCACAGACTGATTGATGGTAAAGAGTCAGTAGGTTTCCTAGTAGCTGTTAAAGAGCTGCTAGAAGACCCGACACGCTTATTGCTAGACATCTAA
- the odhB gene encoding 2-oxoglutarate dehydrogenase complex dihydrolipoyllysine-residue succinyltransferase — protein sequence MTTEIKVPVLPESVADATVATWHVQVGDSVTRDQVLVEIETDKVVLEVPATADGVMTAINEAEGATVLGEQVIGTFAEGEAAAAAPAEKAEETPVASTGGETVDILVPVLPESVADATVATWHVAEGEAVSRDQVIVEIETDKVVLEVPATADGVMGKILHAEGDTVLGQQKIGEMSAGASAAAAPAQAPATEEASGDGVASPSVRRLMTEKGLTEADVKGTGKGGRITKEDVEAASKPAAAPAAPAKAAAAPVAAQGERSQKRVPMTRLRKTIANRLLEAKNSTAMLTTFNEVNMKPIMDLRKQYQDVFEKTHDTRLGFMSFYVKAVTEALKRYPAVNASIDGDDIVYHNFFDISIAVSTPRGLVTPVLRDADQLSMAGIEKGIKDLAIKGRDGKLTMDEMQGGNFTITNGGVFGSLLSTPILNMPQTAILGMHKIQDRPMAVNGKVEILPMMYLALSYDHRLIDGKESVGFLVAVKELLEDPTRLLLDI from the coding sequence ATGACAACCGAAATTAAGGTTCCTGTATTACCAGAATCAGTTGCAGATGCAACCGTAGCAACTTGGCACGTTCAAGTAGGCGATTCTGTAACTCGTGATCAAGTTTTAGTAGAAATCGAAACTGATAAAGTTGTTTTAGAAGTACCAGCAACCGCTGACGGTGTAATGACTGCTATCAATGAAGCAGAAGGCGCAACGGTGTTAGGCGAGCAAGTCATTGGTACATTCGCCGAAGGCGAAGCGGCAGCTGCAGCACCAGCGGAAAAAGCTGAAGAAACACCGGTAGCAAGCACTGGTGGTGAAACAGTTGATATTTTAGTACCTGTGTTACCTGAGTCAGTAGCAGATGCGACGGTAGCAACATGGCACGTTGCCGAAGGCGAAGCCGTATCACGCGACCAAGTCATTGTTGAAATTGAAACAGATAAAGTTGTTTTAGAAGTACCAGCTACCGCTGACGGTGTAATGGGTAAAATCTTACATGCTGAAGGTGATACAGTATTAGGTCAGCAAAAGATTGGTGAAATGTCTGCAGGTGCTTCAGCAGCTGCAGCGCCAGCACAAGCTCCTGCCACAGAAGAAGCATCGGGTGACGGTGTAGCATCTCCTTCAGTACGTCGTTTAATGACAGAAAAAGGCTTAACTGAAGCTGATGTGAAGGGCACAGGTAAGGGTGGTCGTATCACTAAAGAGGACGTTGAAGCAGCATCTAAGCCTGCGGCAGCACCAGCAGCGCCAGCGAAAGCGGCGGCAGCACCTGTTGCAGCACAAGGCGAGCGCAGCCAAAAACGCGTACCTATGACGCGTTTACGCAAAACTATCGCTAATCGTTTATTAGAAGCTAAGAACTCAACAGCAATGTTAACTACGTTTAACGAAGTTAACATGAAGCCGATTATGGATCTTCGCAAGCAGTACCAAGACGTATTTGAGAAAACTCATGATACGCGTTTAGGTTTTATGTCATTCTATGTTAAAGCGGTAACTGAAGCATTAAAACGCTACCCAGCAGTTAATGCATCAATTGACGGTGATGACATTGTTTACCACAACTTCTTCGATATCTCGATTGCGGTTTCTACACCACGTGGTTTAGTAACACCAGTTTTACGCGATGCAGATCAACTAAGCATGGCGGGTATCGAAAAAGGTATTAAGGATTTAGCGATTAAAGGTCGTGATGGCAAGTTAACTATGGACGAGATGCAAGGTGGTAACTTCACAATTACCAACGGTGGTGTCTTTGGTTCATTGTTATCAACACCAATCTTAAACATGCCACAAACTGCTATTTTAGGTATGCATAAGATCCAAGACCGCCCAATGGCAGTCAACGGCAAAGTTGAAATCTTACCTATGATGTACTTAGCGCTATCATACGATCACAGACTGATTGATGGTAAAGAGTCAGTAGGTTTCCTAGTAGCTGTTAAAGAGTTGCTAGAAGATCCGACGCGCTTATTGCTAGACATCTAA